Sequence from the Fusobacterium sp. IOR10 genome:
GAAATAGAATTTTAATTTATAGCAATTTAACAAAAATAAAAATTCCTTCAGCATAAAGCTGAAGGAACAAAAACATTATTTATTTTTTTATTTTTCTCCACCAACACCAGTTGACAAAGAACCATTATTATTTATTAGTTATTAACTTATAAATTTTCACGTAAAAAAAGAGTACCTGTTTTCAGTTGTCGTATAATTTCCGACAACTGATACAAAATACTAGTGGTTATTACTTTTATTATTATTTTTCATCCTCTGTTTCTTTTTCATCTTCAACTCTATTTTCAAGTTCTATCATTTCAATCCATCCTTCACGAATACGTTCTTTAACAACAATTTCATTCTCAGGATACTTTTCCCTAAATTGTTTTGTGTATTGCTTAATTATTTTTTCACTGTTTGAAGACAAACAATCTAAACAATTTCTATATTCTTCCCCATTTTGTATAATTGGCTTTCCATAAACTTTAACTACAAATTTATCTTTAATCATATCTACCAACTCCTATAAGTACTTTTTTAATTGAAATTCTAGTATACACTATATATTATACACTTTTTTTTAGAAAAATGGGACTGTTTATTTAACAATCCCATTTTTATTTTAATATTTATTTGTTTTTAACCTATTTTTTTTACCTTTCCTGGTATTCCTACAACAGTTGCATTTTCTGGAACATTTATCAGTACAACTGAATTTGCTCCTATTTTACTGTTCTTTCCTATTGTTATATTTCCAAGAAGTTTAGCCCCTGTTCCAATAATACAATTATCTCCAACAGTTGGATGTCTTTTCACACCCTTTTCATTACCAGTTCCCCCTAGGGTTACTTGATGATACATCATCACATTATCACCAATTTCAGCTGTTTCTCCAATTACCACACCATTTCCATGATCTATAAAAAGACCTTTTCCAATAACAGCTCCTGGATGAATTTCTATTCCTGTTAAAACTTTTGAAATTTGAGAAATTAGTCTAGCTATGAAAAATATTCTCTTTTTATAAAGAAAATGAGCTATCCTATGACTGATCAAACTATGAATTCCTGAGTATAAAAAAAGTACTTCTAACTTATTTCTAGCTGCTGGATCTAGCTTAACTACATTTTCCAAATCATAATTTAAATTCTTAAACATTTTTTCTCCTAATATTTATATAAATCTGTTGATAAATATTTTTCTCCACCATCTGGAGAAATTGTTAAAACTTTTTTACCAGGTCCTAATTTTTTAGCTACTTCTATAGCTGCATATATATTAGCCCCTGTTGATATACCAAATAATATTCCCTCTTCCTTTGCCACTTGTCTACAAGTTTCAAAGGCGTCTTCATCCTTAACTTTTATAACATGATCCATAATTGATACATCCATAACTTCAGGAATAAATCCTGCACCTATACCTTGTATCCCGTGGGGACCTGGTTTTCCACCTGATAAAACAGGGGATTTGCTTGGTTCAACTGCATAAAGTTTTATGTTTTCAAATTCTTTTTTTAATCTTTTACCATTTCCAATTAAAGTTCCACCTGTACCAACACCTGCAACAAAGGCATCTAAATCATCAAAATCCTTTATTATTTCCTCAGCTGTATTGTTATAGTGAGCTTGTGGATTAGCTATATTGTCAAATTGACCAGGTATAAAACTATTTTCAATAGTTTTTGCAAGTTCCTCAGCCTTGGCTATGGCTCCCTTCATACCTAATTTACCATCAGTTAATACCACTTCTCCACCATATGCCTTCATAATATTAATTCTTTCTTCACTCATTGTGTCAGGCATAACTATAACAACTCTGTAACCCTTTAGTTTCCCAATATAAACAAGACCTATACCTGTATTTCCACTTGTTGGTTCTATTATTGTTCCATTTA
This genomic interval carries:
- the epsC gene encoding serine O-acetyltransferase EpsC, whose translation is MFKNLNYDLENVVKLDPAARNKLEVLFLYSGIHSLISHRIAHFLYKKRIFFIARLISQISKVLTGIEIHPGAVIGKGLFIDHGNGVVIGETAEIGDNVMMYHQVTLGGTGNEKGVKRHPTVGDNCIIGTGAKLLGNITIGKNSKIGANSVVLINVPENATVVGIPGKVKKIG
- the cysK gene encoding cysteine synthase A, with product MIVKNVLELIGNTPILKLNNMCGSSYCQTEMADIYIKLEGRNPGGSTKDRIALNMIQRAEESGRLKINGTIIEPTSGNTGIGLVYIGKLKGYRVVIVMPDTMSEERINIMKAYGGEVVLTDGKLGMKGAIAKAEELAKTIENSFIPGQFDNIANPQAHYNNTAEEIIKDFDDLDAFVAGVGTGGTLIGNGKRLKKEFENIKLYAVEPSKSPVLSGGKPGPHGIQGIGAGFIPEVMDVSIMDHVIKVKDEDAFETCRQVAKEEGILFGISTGANIYAAIEVAKKLGPGKKVLTISPDGGEKYLSTDLYKY